The Sphingomonas crocodyli genome contains the following window.
AAGCGCGCCCGCGGCGAGTTCGACGAGGCCTCGGCCGAGTATCGCGGCACGGTGCTGGGCGCGTTCCGCGAGGTGGAGGACAATCTGGCCGCCGCGCGCGAACTGACATCGGCCGAGCGCGATCAGGATGCGGCGGCGTCGGCCGCGACGCGCACCGGCGATCTGGCGCTCACCCGCTATCATGACGGCGCGTCGGATTATCTGGAGGTCGTCGTGGCGCAGACCGCCGCGCTGCAGGCCGAACGCGCGGCGATCGGCGTCCGGGTTCGCCGGCTTCAGGCGTCGGTGCAACTGGTCCGCGCGCTGGGCGGCGGCTTCGACAAGACGGTGCTGGCGCAGAAACCGTAGCAGCCTTTTGCCGCGCTCCGCGTTCGAACCGGCATGAAGCATCAGCCGATCGATCGCGTCGACACCATCGACTCCCAACCCGGCATCCGCCGCAGCCGGCGGGGCCGGGGGTGGCGGTTCACCGGGCCGGATGGCGATCTGGTCCGTGATGTCGATGATCGGATGCGCATCCTGGGCCTCGGCATCCCGCCCGCCTGGAAAAAGGTCTGGATCAATCCCGATCCGACCGCGCCGGTGCAGGCGACCGGGATTGATGCCGCCGGCCGCAAGCAGTATCGTTACCACACCAGCTGGCGTGAGAAGCAGGATGAGGCGAAGTTCGCCGAACTCCCCGCCTTTGCCGAACGCCTGCCCTATCTGCGCGCGCAGGTGCGCAAGGCGCTCAAGAGCGACGATCCGTGGGAACGCGCGCTGGCGGCGGCCGTGCGGCTGCTCGATGGCTTCGCGATCCGGGTGGGATCGAGCGATTCCGCGCTCCACGGCAGCTATGGCGCGACCACGCTGCTGAATCGCCATGCGCGGATCAAGGGCGATACGGTCACGCTCTGCTTCTACGGCAAGCACGGCATCCGCGCCGATCTGTCGGGCAGGGATGCGGCGCTGGCGGCGGCGCTGGCCGAACTCAAGAAGTCATCGAGCGGCGATCTCTTCGCGCTGCGATCGGGCCTGCGGGTCCATGCGGCCGACGTGAACGAATGGATCTGCGAACTGACCGACGGCCACGGCACGGCCAAGACCTTCCGCACCTGGCGCGCCTGCGCGATCGCGGCGGGGATGCTTGCGCGCGGCAAGCGCACCTCGGTCAAGACGATGCTGGAGGCGGTGGCCGACAGCCTCGGCAATACCCCTGCCGTCTGCCGCAAATCCTATGTCGCCCCCGCCTTCATCGACATCGCCAAGGCGGGCGAGACGATCGCCATCCCCGCGACCCCGAAGGCCCTACGCGCGAACGAACGGGCAAGCCTGGCGGTGCTCACTACCTGAAATCCTCCCCCGGAGGGGGAGGGGGACCGGCGCAGCCGGTGGAGGGGTATTCGAGGCTTGGCGGCTCGCTACCGGCTAATACCCCTCCGTCACGCCTTCGGCGCGCCACCTCCCCCTCCGGGGGAGGATCTAATTGGGGCGGACGAAGGGAAACACCTCCTCCTCGACCAGCTTGAGCATGTTGAGCGCCTTGGCGGGTGCGATGCCGGCGAGCAGCGGGTTGAACAACAATTCGCCATCCGGCCCCAGATCGTCGATCAGCGCGATCGCCTCCTCTGGGTTCAGGATCAGATAGGGCTCGGGCTTGCCGGCCTCGCGAACATAAGGGCCGCGGAAGATCGCGCCGCCCTCGCTCGGCGCCTTGCCGCCATCGTCGCGTATCTGGTTGGTCTGCTCGACATAGGTGCGGTTCACATGGTCGATATGCGGCATCAGTTCGGCCTCGACCTTCGCCTTGTCGTCCTTCGTCACCCACAGGAACATCGGGCCGCGTCTGGCACGCGGGCCGGGATCGGGCTTGCCGTGGCGCTGGCAGGCTTCGCGATACAGCTCCCAATGCGCGACCGTCGCCGACTGGAAACTGTCGGCCAGCCGCGCGGCACGATCGATCGCGGCGGGGGTGACGCCACCCAGGTTGATGGGGACGTGGCTTTGAACGGGCAGGGGGCGCAGCCGCACCGTCGTCCCGCGATAGTCGAACGGCTCGCCGCTCCACGCCGTGCGAAGGAAGGGGATCAGCGCGTCCATCGTCTTGCCGCGCTTCGTGAAGTCGGCGCCGAACGCCTGGAAATCGGCGGGCTGGGTGCCGATCCCCATGCCCAGGATCAGCCGCCCGTTGAGGCAAAGATCGGCGACCGCCACCTCCTCCGCCAGGCGCAGCGGTTCGTAGAGGGGCGCGAGGACGACGTTGGTCTGAAAGCGAATCACTTTCGTGCGCGCGCCCACCGCCGCCGCGAAGATCAGCGGGCACGAACTGAAGCCGTCGTCATTCTGGTGATGCTCGCCCACGCCCGTATGCGCGAAGCCCTGCTCGTCTGCCCACTGCAGGCAATCGAGCGCGCCTGCATAGATGTCGGCGCCCGACACGCCGAATTCGGGCGGGTGGCGCAGATCGAAGTTCATGATGCGGGGCACGGGCGATCCTCTCTGGCTTTGGAGAGGGCCTAGCCTGTGTGATCGACGATGGAGCCGGCGACGCGGCCCGATCCGGAAGGGCGGATCAGCGCGGGCGCTTTTCCTCGGCCCGGCGCAATATCTCGAACGCCGCCTGCACCGCCTGGAAACGGACGGCGGCCGCCGCGTCATTGGGCTTCACGTCGGGATGGTTTGCCTTCACCAGCCGGCGCCACGCCGCCTGGATCGCATCGAAATCCGCATCGCTTTCCAGCTCGAGCGTCTCGAGCGCGCGCAGCTCGTCGCCGGTCCAGCGGCCGTCGCCGGGGCCGGCCCAGCCATAATGCGATGCTTCGGCATAGCCCGATGCCGATCGCCGTTCCTGCCGTTCGCGCTCGGCGGCTTCTTCGGCGCTAAGGCCCTGAAAATAGTCCCAGTTCTTATTGTACTCGGCCGCATGTTCGGGGCAGAAATACCAGCGTTCCGGGCTGTTGGGCGATTTGGGCGCGGGGCAGTCGCCTGGCTTGTCGCAGCCGTGCCGGTCGCACATGCGCACCTTGGTCGCCCCGCGCTCGCTGCCATAGCCGCGCCAGCGGGGGAAACCCCAGTCGTTCGATCGGGAGGATGATCGGGCCATAAGATCCCATCATAACGCGCGAGCCGTGAACGGGCCATTGCAGCGACCAAAAATATAGTTTCCGACCAATGGATGAGCGTGGTGAACGCTTTCCAACCCCGCCAGTAACCCGAATTTTACGGCCCGCAGGATAGAAGCGTCTTCGTGGTTCGGAAGCGTGTGTCCGGGCCACGGCGTAACCTGGTTGTATTCGGGGTAGTGAAATGGCGTTGATTCAGGCGAACGCCGCGCTTGCGGGCGCGGCCGAGGTGATGGGCTCTCTGCTGCGGGCGGATGGAGCCGCGAACCACCCCTGGATTTCGCACGATATCTTCAATTCGGGTCGCGAGACTTCGCGCAATCTGGCCGATGCGGTCCACCATGTCGCGCATCTCCACGGCGGGCAGCGCGGCATCATCGATTGGGCGCGCGAAAAGGGCGGGGCGGAGCATGAGGTTCGCTGGCTCGACGAAGCCGCACAGGGTTTCGCGGCCGAACGGCTCTATCTGTTCAAGGTCGTGACCGCCGTCGGCCCGCTGCCCAGCACGCCGGGCCAGGCGCATTGCGAACAGGCGCTTGCCGGGCAGCGTCATGCGATCGAGATGCTGGGCCGTTCGGACCGCACCGGCTGCGCGCTGGGCGCGGCGCTCACCCTGATGCTCGATTGGCGGGCGATCCGCTGCCTGATCGATGCGGCGGCGCAGCGCTTCGGCGTCGATCTGGTGCCGCCGGCCCTCCCGCCGCGTGGCGCGACGCTGGATGTGCCGGCGGGTGCTACGCCGGGTGCCGAGCGGGCGATGGCCTTCGGCGCGCAGCAGATGCTCGCCCAGCATCGCGGCCTGTGGGATCTGCTGGCGTCGCGCGCCGCGGCCCGCGCTGGCGGATAACGCCGCCTTTCCGTTGCGCCGCAGCGCAGGCCGCCTTATCGATCTCCATAACGGGTTATGGAGATCGGCGTGCGCTTCGAAGGAACCAGCAACTATATTGCCACTGCGGACCTGAAGGTCGCGGTCAACGCCGCGGTGACGCTGCGTCGTCCCCTGCTGGTGAAGGGCGAGCCGGGGACCGGCAAGACCGTCCTCGCGCATGAGATTGCGGCCGCGACCGGCGCGCCCCTGATCCAGTGGCACGTCAAATCGACCACCAAGGCGCATCAGGGCCTGTACGAATATGATGCCGTGGCGCGTCTTCGCGACGGCCAGCTGGGCGACGAGCGCGTCCACGACATCAAGAATTACATCCGCCGGGGGAAGTTGTGGGAGGCGTTCACCTCGCCGCAGCTGCCCGTTCTGCTGATCGACGAGATTGACAAGGCCGACATCGAATTCCCGAACGATCTGCTCCAGGAACTCGATCGCATGTCGTTCGACGTGTACGAAACGGGCGAGACGATCGCGGCGAAGGAGCGGCCGATCGTCGTCATCACGTCGAACAACGAAAAGGAGCTGCCCGACGCCTTCCTGCGCCGCTGCTTCTTCCACTATATCAAGTTCCCCGACCGCGAGACGATGCAGTCGATCGTCGACGTCCACTTCCCCGGCATCCAGAAGTCGCTGGTCAGCCGCGCGATGGACATCTTCTACAACATCCGCGAGGTGCCCGGCCTCAAGAAGAAGCCGTCGACCAGCGAACTGCTCGACTGGCTGAAACTGCTGCTGGCGGAAGACATGCCGCTGGAAGTGCTCCAGTCCGCCGACCCCAAGAAGGCGATCCCCCCGCTCCACGGCGCCCTGCTCAAGAACGAGCAGGACATCATGCTGTTCGAACGGCTGGCGTTTTTGAGCCGGCGGCAGGGTAGTTAAATCGATGGGAGCAAATTGGGCGCTTACTGCTGCTACGATTTATAGCGTGTTGAGTTCGTCGCCTGCGCCGGCTCAATATGCGGTTCCAGTTGCGGCGGGAGAAGTGCCGCTCGAAATCGTAACCTACGGATCGAGCGAAAACACAGCGCAGGAAGCGACGATGAGCGTCTGCGTCACGTCGCGAAGCAAGACAGCATCCGAAGCAGATAGCGCCGCCAGATCTCTGGCGGAAAAGGTACGCGCGGCTTTGGTCGCGCAAGGAATTCCGTCCTCCGATCTTGTCCTGCGTCAGCCTGGCAATGTCGGTCGGATGGGTTTCGTCGGTAATGAAGCTTTCGATCCAGAAGATATGCCAGCAGCGCTAGCGCAGATGCAGCAGGGCAATGCGACTAAGTCGGCAACCGCTTATATTGATGTTACGGTCCGTGACCTTACTAAGCTAGACCAAATCCGTCGTTCGCTGCTCGACTTGAATGCAAGCTTCGCGGCGGGACCGATCCTGAAATTGAGGGATGAGGATGCGGCGCGCCGGGCAGCGATCGCCGACGCTGTCGCCAAAGCGCAGCGTGAAGCCGACGATTATGCCGCTGCGCTTCACATGCGTGTCAGCCGGATTGTTCGGATAAAAAATAGCGCGCCCGTCGATGCGGCGTTCAATATGAACATGCTTCAACGGCTGACGAGCAGCAATCTGTCTGCGTCGGTGGAGGACAAGGTCACCACCGACGTTCGCGTTACCGTCGAGTTTGTTCTCAGCAAATAAGCGCCGCTACATCCGCGCGGCGCGATCCCGTTTATAGTTCGAGATCAGCTCTCGATAGCGGCCGGCGATGCGTTGCTGGCCGCGGCGGGCTTCGACGGTGGGGGCATAGTCGGCGCGGATCAACGCGACCTGCTGGCGGTGGTACAGATAGTTGAGGTCACAGGTCATCGGGCCTCTCCTTCGCCGCGCCCTCTTTGGGGCATCCTCTCCTGCCGATACGCGGATACTCGCACCTCGGCCCGCTTCGCGACTCGGGGTCGGGGCTGCGGTGCAAGCAGAGTATCACTTGCCTGTGGATAAGTCGGCCATAAGGGGAATCCCATAGGCGTATCCGCCGCACGGTCTGGCTCGACGGAGCCGGTCCGATTTGCCAGAAAGGGTGAAATTTTCAGAAAGGCAGACGAATGAAATTGTCGCGCGCGTTGCTGTTTCTCTCGATCACCGCATCAACCGCCGCGATCGCCCAAACGGCGGAAAAGCTTACGCCCCCGATGGAGGTCGACATTCCGTCGAGCTTCGAGGCGACCACCCCGCAGGCCGATTATATCCGGCGCGAGGTGATGATCCCGATGCGCGACGGCAAGAAGATGTTCGCCGTCATCGTGATGCGCAAAGGCACGAGCGCCGCGCCGATCCTGCTGACGCGCACCCCCTATAACGCCGCCAAGGCGACGAGCCGCAATGCGAGCCAGAAGATCGAGGAGATCGTGCCGATCTCCGACGCCGAGTTCATCAACGACAACTATATCCGCGTCTATGAGGATGTGCGCGGGCGCAACGGATCCGAGGGCGACTATGTGATGAACCGGCCGCTGCGCGGTCCGCTCAACGCCACCGATACCGATCATGCCACCGACGCCTATGACACGATCGACTGGCTGGTGAAGAATGTGCCCGAAACGAACGGGCGCGTCGCGATGACGGGATCGTCCTATCCCGGCTTCACCACGCTGATGGCGACGATCGATCCGCATCCGGCGCTCAAGGCCGTGGTGCCGATGTCGCCGATGGTCGACGGCTGGATGGGCGACGACTGGTTCCACAACGGCGCCTATCGCCAGGCCGGCTACGACTATTTCGTGTCGCAAATGGCGCAGAAGGGCGATGGCGACGACGTCGCGTCGGGCACCGGCGATCAATATGCGCTGTGGCTCAAGGCGGGATCGGCCGGCGATTATGTGAAAGCCTATGGCCTCGATAAGCTGCCGCAGAGCCGGAAGATGCAGGAGCATCCGGCCTATGACGATTTCTGGAAGGGGCAGGCGGTCGACAAGCTGCTCGGCGCCCGGCCCTTCACCGTGCCGATGACGCTGGTCGTCGGGCAATGGGATCAGGAGGACAGCTATGGCGCGGCGGCCGTGTTCCGCGCGCTCAAGGGCAAGGACACAGGCGGTAACCTGCATCTCGTCGTCGGGCCGTGGCGGCATTCGGGGGTGAATTATGACGGGTCGTCGCTGGGCGCGCTGCGCTTCGCGGGCGATACCGCGCTCCAGTTCCGCCGCGACGTGATGAAGCCGTGGCTCGACCAGTATCTGAAGCCCGGCGCGGCGAAGTTCGATGTGCCCGCCGCCTACACCTACGCGACCGGCCTCGATAAATGGCAGGGGACGGCGGACATCCTCGATGCGCCGCTCAAGCCGCTTTATCTGGAATCGGGCTTCGGCCTCGGCTGGGAGAAGGCGGCGAAGGCCGATCGCGACACCTATCTGTCCGATCCGGCCAAGCCGGTGCCGTTCGTGCCGCGCCCGGTTCACTGGGGCGATGCCGATCAGTGGAAGCCGTGGCTCGTCAGCGACCAGCGCTTCGCCGACAGCCGTCCCGATGTGCTGACCTACGTCACCGAGCCGCTGACCAAGGCGGTCCATATTCGCGGGCGGCCGAAGGTCGATCTCTATGCGGCGACCACGGGCACCGACAGCGACTGGGTGGTCAAGCTGATCGACGTCTATCCGGAGGAATATACGTCCGATCCCAAGCTGGCCGGTTTCCAGCTGGGCGTGGGCATGGAGATTTTCCGAGGCCGCTATGTCGACGGGTTCGATAAGCCGCATGCGCTGAAACCCGGCCAGGTCGAAAATTACAAGTTCGAGCTGCCGACGGTGAATCACGCCTTCCTGCCCGGCCACCGCATCATGGTGCAGGTCCAGTCGAGCTGGTTCCCGCTCTACGACCGCAACCCGCAGACCTATGTGAAGAACATCTTCTTCGCGAAGCCGGGCGACTACAAGAAGGCGACCCAGAGCGTGTTCACCGGCGGCGCGACCGCCAGTTCGGTGATGCTACCGGTGGTGGAGGACTGACGAGATAACGTTATGTTAGCTTCCGTTGGGCAAGGAAGCTGGCATGCAGAACTTCGCTTCGCTTGAGCCGGTTCCCGGCGCGCGCTTCACGGTCGAGCGCGCGGACGGGAAAGAATGGCTTCACGCTCACGCACCGCGTCAATGGGGCGGCATCCTGTTCATTGCGGCGTGGTTCTGCATGTGGAGCGCCGGCGGCGTCGTGGTGCTGGCCGATATGTTCCTGGGCGACAACCCTCTGTTCGCTGCTGCGTGGCTGGTCGGATGGGCCGTGGGTTGGGTTTTCGCCGGGGCGTGGCTGCTGTGGCAGGTCGCGGGGCGCTGTATTCTGGGCGTCGAAGAGGGTGCGCTCGTCTATCATTGGTCGATGCCGCTATGCTCCAGAACGAAGCGATATGATGTCGCGCAGATCCGGCATCTGAGAATCGCTCCGCCGCCCGCGCAGGGGGAGGAAAGTGGGCAGGCGGCGCAGATGCCCGTCTTCTCTTCATCGTCCGGTTCGGTGCAGTTCAGCTATGGCGCGCGCACCGTGGGCGTGATGCCGGGACTCGACCATGCGGAAGGCGCGATGATCGTCGATTGGCTGGTGAAGCGTTTGCCGGATCAGGCGCGCGCATAGGCGCGGCACTCCTCCAATCCACGAACCGAGGATATACACATCGCATCACGAGTTAGGGGCATGATCCCCACGGAGAGATGCGATGTCGAATGACGACAAGAAGAATGAAGCCGAACTGACCGGCACGACCCAGCGCCGCCGCCCGAAGCCGGGGGTGCGCGAAGTGGGCGGGCGCAGGCTCAAGCCCGCCACGCTGATGATGGGGCATGGCTATGATCCGATGTTGTCCGAAGGATCGCTCAAACCCCCGATCTTCCTGACGTCGACCTTCGTGTTCGAAAATGCAGCCGCCGGCAAACGCCATTTCGAGGGCGTCACCGGCAAGAGGCCCGGCGGTGCCGAGGGGCTCGTCTATTCGCGCTTCAACGGGCCGGATCAGGAGATTCTCGAGGAGCGGCTGGCGATCTGGGAGGATGCCGAGGCGGCGCTGACCTTCTCGTCGGGCATGTCGGCGATCGCGACGGTGATGCTGGCAATGGTCGAGCCGGGCGACGTGATCGTCCACTCCGCGCCGCTCTATGCCGCGACCGAGGGGCTGATCGGCAAGATCCTCGGCCGCTTCGGGGTGCAGTGGCTCGATTTCCCGGCGGGTGCGACGCGCGAGGAGATCGACGCGGTGATCGCGCAGGCCAAGGCCAAGGGCCGGGTCGCGATGATCTACCTCGAAAGCCCCGCCAATCCCACCAACGCATTGGTTGATGTCGAGGCGGTGAGCGCCGCGCGCGATGCGGCCTTCGGTGGTGCGGACAAGAAGCCGCCGGTCGTGATCGACAACACCTTCCTCGGGCCTTTGTGGCAGAAGCCGCTGCGGCACGGCGCGGACCTCGTCCTCTACAGCCTCACCAAATATGCGGGCGGCCATTCGGATCTGGTTGCGGGCGGCGCGGTGGGCGCGAAGGCGCTGATCGATCAGGTGCGCGCGATGCGCAACACGATCGGCACGATCACCGATCCGCACACCGCATGGATGCTGCTGCGCTCGCTAGAGACGCTGGAACTGCGCATGAGCCGCGCGGGCGAGAATGCGGCGAAGGTCTGCGCCTATCTGCGCGATCATCCCAAGGTGGAGCGGATCGCCTATCTCGGTTTCCTCAAGGAAGGGACGCGGCAGGCCGACATCTACCAGCGCCACTGCACGGGGGCGGGATCGACCTTCTCGCTCTATCTGAAGGGCGGGGAGGCGGAGGCGTTCGCCTTCCTCGATGCGCTCAAGATCGCGAAGCTCGCCGTGTCACTGGGCGGCACCGAGACGCTGGCGAGCCATCCGGCGGGGATGACGCATCTGTCGGTGCCCGATGAGCGCAAAAAGGCGCTCGATATCGGCGACAATCTGGTCCGCATCTCGATAGGCGTCGAGGATGCCGACGATCTGATCGCCGACTTCGAACAGGCGCTGGAGGCGGTTTAAGTCAGCGAGAAATCCGGAAAGCCGTAGCTCTGGGCGACCAGCATGGTGTGCGTGCCCGCGACGTGGTTGATGATCTGAACCACTTCGCGGGTATAGCGCAGCAGCGCATAGGGATTGCGGTAGGATGCCGTGATCAGGATATCGAAGGCGTTCGATCCGTGAATGATGCTGGCGTTGGTCAGCAGGATCGGCAGTTGGCCGTTTTCCAGATTGTCGGCGATCCAGGTGCGCGATCGGGCGATGACCTCCTGAACGATCCGCTCCTGGCTCGGCTCCGGCCCCTCGCGGCTGACTTCCCAGGCGAGCCGTTCCTCGCGCAGCGTGCCGAGGTTGACCGATACGGCGATCAGCCCCTGTTCGGGCAATTGCACCTTGGACGAATGGCCGCGCGGCCACAGCACCTCGGCCACCCCGCCATCGGCGATCAGCCGGTTGAGCGCCTTGGTCGCGGACCGCTGTTCGCCATCCTCCAGCGGGGTGCCGTCGCCCTTGCCAAAGCGCGCGAGGAATTCGGGGCTGGCGAGGAGGGATTCGCGATCGTGCAGCGTGGGGAATTCCGCCGCCAGCGCGTGAAGCAGCCGTTCCGCAGCACCGTTCTTCGCGTCCGAACCGCCCTTGCCCGCCATGTTTCCCCCTTGCTGTATGAGGGGACTATAGCAGCACTGGGGCGAATGTCACTTATCGGGCTGCGGCGTCCGATTAGCGAAAGCGGGACAATAGTCCCGAAAAAGAAAGGCCCCGCGGATCGCTCCGCGGGGCCTTTCCTGTGTCGTTCGACTGGTCGAACGGACTTCTGAATTAGAAGTCCATGCCGCCCATGCCGCCCATACCACCCATGCCGCCGGGCATGCCGCCCATTGCCGGCTTGTCCTCGGGGCTGTCCGAGATGGCGGCTTCGGTGGTGATGAGGAGACCGGCGACCGAGGCTGCGTCCTGCAGCGCGGTGCGGACGACCTTGGTCGGGTCGATCACGCCGGCCGAGACCAGGTTCTCGTACGTGTCGGTTGCGGCGTTGAAGCCCTTGGTCTCGTCATTCTCGCGCAGCAGGTTGCCCGAGATCACCGCACCGTCATGGCCGGCATTCTGGGCGATCTGACGCACCGGGGCGGTGATCGCCTTGCGGATGATGTCGATGCCGCGGGTCTGATCGTCGTTCGCGCCCTTCAGGCCTTCGAGAGCCTTGGTGGCGTAGAGCAGAGCCGTGCCGCCGCCGGGGACGATGCCCTCTTCGACAGCCGCGCGGGTCGCGTGCAGCGCGTCATCAACGCGATCCTTGCGCTCCTTGACCTCGACTTCGGTCGAACCGCCGACCTTGATCACGGCGACGCCGCCGGCGAGCTTGGCGAGACGCTCCTGGAGCTTCTCACGGTCGTAATCGCTGGTGGTCGCTTCGATCTGACGACGGATCGCTTCGACGCGGGCCTTGATCGCATCGGCCGAACCCGCACCATCGACGATGGTGGTGTTGTCCTTGTCGATCGTGACGCGCTTGGCGGTGCCGAGCATGCCGACGGTGACGCTCTCGAGCTTGATGCCGAGGTCTTCCGAGATCATCTCGCCCTGGGTCAGGATCGCGATGTCTTCGAGCATCGCCTTGCGACGATCGCCGAAGCCCGGCGCCTTGACGGCCGCGACCTTCAGGCCGCCGCGCAGCTTGTTGACGACCAGCGTGGCGAGCGCCTCACCCTCGATGTCCTCGGCGATGATCAGCAGCGGGCGACCCGACTGCACGACCGCCTCGAGGATCGGCAGCATCGCCTGGAGCGACGACAGCTTCTTCTCGTGGATCAGGATGTACGGATCCTGCAGCTCGACGAGCATCTTGTCGGGGTTGGTGATGAAGTAGGGCGACAGGTAGCCGCGGTCGAACTGCATGCCTTCGACGACGTCGAGTTCGAACTCGAGACCCTTGGCTTCCTCGACCGTGATCACGCCTTCCTTGCCGACGCGGTCCATCGCTTCGGCGATCTTCTCACCGACGACGGTGTCGCCATTGGCCGAGATGATGCCGACCTGCGCGACTTCCTTGGTGCCGGCGACCGGCTTCGAACGCGCCTTGAGGTTTTCGATGACCTTGGCGACGGCCTGATCGATGCCGCGCTTCAGATCCATCGGGTTCATGCCGGCCGCGACCGACTTCATGCCCTCGCGGACGATCGCCTGCGCCAGAACGGTGGCGGTGGTGGTGCCGTCGCCGGCCGCGTCGTTCGCCTTGCTGGCGACTTCGCGGATCATCTGCGCGCCCATATTCTCGAACTTGTCCTTAAGTTCGATTTCCTTGGCGACGGTGACGCCGTCCTTGGTGATGCGCGGGGCGCCGAACGACTTGTCGATCACGACGTTGCGGCCCTTCGGCCCCAGCGTGACCTTCACCGCGTCGGCGAGGATGTCGACGCCGCGCAGGATGCGCTCACGGGCGTCGCGGCTGAATTTCACGTCCTTGGCTGCCATGTTGGCTACCCTTTCGGTTTGGAATTGAGAGAATTAGGGCTGGAAGAAGATCAGCCGACGATCCCGAGGATGTCGCTTTCCTTCATGATCAGCAGGTCTTCACCGTTGATCTTGACCTCGGTGCCCGACCACTTGCCGAACAGGATCTTGTCGCCGGCCTTGACGTCGAGTGGGGTGACCTTGCCGTCTTCCGACTTGGCGCCGCCGCCAACCGCGACCACTTCGCCCTCCTGGGGCTTTTCCTTGGCGCTGTCGGGGATGATGATGCCGCCGGCCGTCTTCTCTTCAGCTTCGACGCGGCGAACGAGCACGCGATCGTGCAACGGACGAAAACCCATGTGCGTCCCTTTCCTTGACATGGACGAACCGGCGCCGGGGCAAAACCGCCCCTCACGCCGGCGTTGTTGGAACTTTTGGCACTCACCCAAGTTGAGTGCTAGCGGCGATATGTGTGGCAGCCCTCAGGCTGTCAAGCGATCCTCTCGACCATTTTTATGACGCTCTTATTTTTAGGCGAATGACGCGCCGCCTTTCCGGTGACACGCAATCGCGGATATGGGTGCGCCCGACACTCATTCAATCGGCCCCATGCGACCTTTCACCTTTCCCCCGAAACGGGTCATCGCCCAACACATGATCGCCCTCGGTTTGGGGGCAGGTTCCGCGCTGGGATTCGCGCCGCTCAACTGGTGGCCGCTGACCCTGCTCGCGCTTGCCGCTTTGATGTGGATGGCGTTGCAGGCGGGGCGGCTGCGCAGCGTGATCGGCATGGGCTGGCTGTTCGGCATCGGCCATTTCGCGGTCGGGCTGAACTGGATCGCGACCGCCTTCACCTTTCAGGATGCGATGCCCGTCTGGCTCGGCTGGGTCGCGGTGGTGGCGCTGTCGCTCTATATCGGCATCTATCCCATGCTCGCGCTGGCGGGCGCCTGGATCATCGCGGCGACG
Protein-coding sequences here:
- a CDS encoding CocE/NonD family hydrolase — protein: MKLSRALLFLSITASTAAIAQTAEKLTPPMEVDIPSSFEATTPQADYIRREVMIPMRDGKKMFAVIVMRKGTSAAPILLTRTPYNAAKATSRNASQKIEEIVPISDAEFINDNYIRVYEDVRGRNGSEGDYVMNRPLRGPLNATDTDHATDAYDTIDWLVKNVPETNGRVAMTGSSYPGFTTLMATIDPHPALKAVVPMSPMVDGWMGDDWFHNGAYRQAGYDYFVSQMAQKGDGDDVASGTGDQYALWLKAGSAGDYVKAYGLDKLPQSRKMQEHPAYDDFWKGQAVDKLLGARPFTVPMTLVVGQWDQEDSYGAAAVFRALKGKDTGGNLHLVVGPWRHSGVNYDGSSLGALRFAGDTALQFRRDVMKPWLDQYLKPGAAKFDVPAAYTYATGLDKWQGTADILDAPLKPLYLESGFGLGWEKAAKADRDTYLSDPAKPVPFVPRPVHWGDADQWKPWLVSDQRFADSRPDVLTYVTEPLTKAVHIRGRPKVDLYAATTGTDSDWVVKLIDVYPEEYTSDPKLAGFQLGVGMEIFRGRYVDGFDKPHALKPGQVENYKFELPTVNHAFLPGHRIMVQVQSSWFPLYDRNPQTYVKNIFFAKPGDYKKATQSVFTGGATASSVMLPVVED
- the groL gene encoding chaperonin GroEL (60 kDa chaperone family; promotes refolding of misfolded polypeptides especially under stressful conditions; forms two stacked rings of heptamers to form a barrel-shaped 14mer; ends can be capped by GroES; misfolded proteins enter the barrel where they are refolded when GroES binds) — its product is MAAKDVKFSRDARERILRGVDILADAVKVTLGPKGRNVVIDKSFGAPRITKDGVTVAKEIELKDKFENMGAQMIREVASKANDAAGDGTTTATVLAQAIVREGMKSVAAGMNPMDLKRGIDQAVAKVIENLKARSKPVAGTKEVAQVGIISANGDTVVGEKIAEAMDRVGKEGVITVEEAKGLEFELDVVEGMQFDRGYLSPYFITNPDKMLVELQDPYILIHEKKLSSLQAMLPILEAVVQSGRPLLIIAEDIEGEALATLVVNKLRGGLKVAAVKAPGFGDRRKAMLEDIAILTQGEMISEDLGIKLESVTVGMLGTAKRVTIDKDNTTIVDGAGSADAIKARVEAIRRQIEATTSDYDREKLQERLAKLAGGVAVIKVGGSTEVEVKERKDRVDDALHATRAAVEEGIVPGGGTALLYATKALEGLKGANDDQTRGIDIIRKAITAPVRQIAQNAGHDGAVISGNLLRENDETKGFNAATDTYENLVSAGVIDPTKVVRTALQDAASVAGLLITTEAAISDSPEDKPAMGGMPGGMGGMGGMGGMDF
- the groES gene encoding co-chaperone GroES, whose product is MGFRPLHDRVLVRRVEAEEKTAGGIIIPDSAKEKPQEGEVVAVGGGAKSEDGKVTPLDVKAGDKILFGKWSGTEVKINGEDLLIMKESDILGIVG
- a CDS encoding cystathionine gamma-synthase family protein translates to MSNDDKKNEAELTGTTQRRRPKPGVREVGGRRLKPATLMMGHGYDPMLSEGSLKPPIFLTSTFVFENAAAGKRHFEGVTGKRPGGAEGLVYSRFNGPDQEILEERLAIWEDAEAALTFSSGMSAIATVMLAMVEPGDVIVHSAPLYAATEGLIGKILGRFGVQWLDFPAGATREEIDAVIAQAKAKGRVAMIYLESPANPTNALVDVEAVSAARDAAFGGADKKPPVVIDNTFLGPLWQKPLRHGADLVLYSLTKYAGGHSDLVAGGAVGAKALIDQVRAMRNTIGTITDPHTAWMLLRSLETLELRMSRAGENAAKVCAYLRDHPKVERIAYLGFLKEGTRQADIYQRHCTGAGSTFSLYLKGGEAEAFAFLDALKIAKLAVSLGGTETLASHPAGMTHLSVPDERKKALDIGDNLVRISIGVEDADDLIADFEQALEAV